A window of Phaseolus vulgaris cultivar G19833 chromosome 4, P. vulgaris v2.0, whole genome shotgun sequence genomic DNA:
taatatgaatataatattaataatatgaatattaatactaataatattaataatatatgggCTAAACACTTACACGAGTATAGGAAAAAAGAGATGAAGCAAGTGTGTGTTGTTGTATGTTGTGTattacattgcttgaaggaagccactatatatagtggttctaggagacaacaataataaatataattaatggtaattaaccttCATTTGATGATAATTAATTGTAATAAGaaacctcccattgattgcaattaaGTGTGGCAAATAACCTCCCATTAATGCCAAGATAACAATAAAGACGAGTCATAACCCACAGATATGATAAAGATTTTCAAATTTAacttatttctatttttatgaaaatattttaaaaacaattcagcTCCTCTTATTTTCAATCAATCATTCTAAAAAGCTTTGCACCACACAAAATCCTTTGTCAATTTTGCTGCCTTCAAAGCATTTTGTATTTTACAACAGGGTTAGAAGGGTGTACCTTCATAGAAGGCTTAGGAGGTGTTGTGATCCGAGGCTCTTTGGAAACAAAGACATGCTTCATCCTTTTATTTGGAGCATTCTTATTAGAGTGTAGAGTTCAGCAGGATTCACATGACCTGTGAGAGTACCTGTGCAGCAAAAATCTTACAGTGACTATTTATCATTACAATTTTCATAATGACTATGATCATTTTACtttattatgtgtttattattttaatactataCTCAAAATATTCTTACATTCATGTGATCATGCCTacttaattatgttattttattttacttttaaatttggTTGGTGACATTttaagatataaataatttggtttgtactaaaaaaaataaactctgTGAAACaacgaaaattaaaataatttatttataatatgcACTTCAAGATCGAGTTTAATATCTCGTAACTTTATTTTGGCCACTcctcattcttttaaaattccagtttattctttttattaaaaaaaaaataattgatgacGAAGGTGTGATACGAAATGTATGAACAATAATGATAGATAGTTACACTTACGATTATAATAATGCTATCTACGCTAAGATGATGACATAATAATAGATACTACTAAAAATAATGTTTGAAGAATAAAGTGATAACTCAATTCAAATTGATCGGTCTGCGTAATTCAAATTGAAAAGTGAAATTGGGATTTATCAGTAAGACTAGATATTTTGTTATCTGTTGACTTGCAGACTTTGGCTATGATGTTTATACACGATTCACGAATATAAACTCTTTTACCACTGCTAATTTTATGTGTTGCTTTTCCAACctaatttacaaatattttctCAAGGCCAATCATAGATGCAAACCACTTTAACTATTTAGTTTGGCATATCCTTTAAAATGAAACAACGTTGTCTGAACCAAGAACGACTACACTATGAACAATGAACCATAAAACTCTCTCATTCTCTTTTAAGAACAAATTTACAACTAAACTTGTTTTTATATCTTTCATTATTGCTGACACTAACAAATTTGGGTAGTAAATTTGGGTAGGACGCATCGTTATTTAAGATGAATGCAAAATCTTCACATTATTGATAAAACAATAGAAGACAATGAAATACATAAACTTATTGAAACACTGATTTTGCATTACACTGTGAACCTCAATACTACTTATCCTACTCCTCCAGTAATCCATGTAGCTTTCATCCAAGATTGAATTCTGAAGTTAATCTTCCATAAACTGCAAACTCTGTGACACAATTCACATACATTAGTCCTCATGAAGGAAAAATAGACTTAATTAAGAGGTTTTTAAACCTCAGAGAACTTGTTCCAAAACCAGAAAACTTATATAAACAGAGCACGCCATCTATAATATGCTTATTgcaagtaaaataataattttctggaaaattaCTATTAGTAAAGGCactaactaattaaaaaaaaaagtagaattGGACAAACTCCATATTTAGATTTGAAATTAATGCGACCATGCAGACCAATTTGTGGGTGTAAGAGACATACAAgttaaaagaattaataaataaagacTAAACAACTTGATTGGTACCGAGATAAAcaatattactttaaaaaataaacacattctcACTTTGATTTAAACCAAAACAGAGAAACATACCTGTTAACTATCCTTTGAGCCACCTATGACACTTGACAACGTTCAGTTCAGCCATTAAAAGTATATAGTCTATCAGTCTGTTCAAGAATCTCAAATAAGAAATTCTCCATGGCTGCCAAAATAGCATTGACCCAAATAAGCCCCAAAAGCCGGCAAAGAAACCTAACCCCAAGCTCATGTATAATGCTCCACAGAAAATTGAattgtcttcttcttcaccatcaATTGCTGGTTCTTGAGGTTTATGCATTGTTTCGTCTCCAGGACAACTTTTGTTGAGTTGCTCTCCACAAAGATCAACATTTCCTTCAAAACAAGAGGCATCAAAGGTTTCAAAATGTCTCCCTCGAGGGATTCTTCCACTGAGATTATTGTTTGATAGGTCTAACACACCAAGGCTATCAATGTTTGGAAGAGTAAAAGGAATATTGCCAGAGAAATTATTTCTTGATAAGTCCAGGAATTCTAGCGAACTTAAATTCCCAATACTAGAAGGAATCTTTCCATGGAAGTTGTTTCTTGATAAATTCAAAGAAACCAATCCAAGTAAATATCCAACCTCCTTGGGTACTTCACCTATTAAATCATTACTTGAGAGGTCAATGCTCTTAAGAAGATTTTCTGGATTCCAAAACTCATACTCCTGACCTTTCCACGATAATAACAAGTAAGAGTCATAACTATTTCCATGATATTCTAGAACTGAAATTTGTCGTTTCTTTACAATTTCCCTTTCCATTACGCTCGTTTCCATTAATGTGGTAAAATTTGCCAGACATGTAGGAATTTCTCCTGACAAGTTATTCCTTGAGAGGTCCAAGACTTGAATTTGCCTCAAATAGCAGAGATGTACAGGAACACTTCCAAAGAAACGATTTACTCGTAAGCTCAAGATTTTCAATTGTGGCATACTTTCCCCAATCCAAGAGGGTACTTCACCAGACAACATATTTTTACTTACATCCAATAAAGCTAAGCTAGAGCAGTTCTTCAACGTGAGTGGCAGTTCTCCAATAAAACTGTTATTTCGTAGGACCAGAGCTTCCAAATTAACAAGAGAACCCAGAGACTGTGGAATCTTCCctgataatttattatttcttagATCAAGAAATCGTAGTGAACTTAGATGTTCCCAACAGTCAGGAAGTTGTCCCGCTATTTGATTATTTGATAAATCCAAAGTAAACATATCTGTTGCCACTGTATTTTCGcacaataatatatttaaattcgAAAACTTATTTTCTGAAAGATCTAATATTCCAACGTGGGACAAGAATGTAGGAATTACACCttcaaatttatttgaatttagaaTTATTGcctttcttgtgccatcgttgAGAAACTTCATCGTTAAATTTGGAATCGGACCTTTGAGACTGTTGTAAGACATATTCAACTGTGTTATAGTTGGTATATTGTTCCAAAACCAATCTGGTACAAAATCATCAATCCCTGCATCAGAAATATCAAGGTAGCGTAGCTCCCTTTGATCTTGGAGCCAACTTGGGAAGCTAGGACCCAACTTGCAAGAAGCTAGtcctaaaataaataattggaAAGGTGGAATTGCGCTAGCACCAGCCGTTAGAGACAATGAGTTATCTGATAAGTCTAGTTCCATCAATTTCCACAAATTTGTGAGATCCAACTCATTGATATCACCCTTCAAGTAATTCTCCTCAAGATGAAGAGACAGCAACTCATAAAGGAACCCAATGCTTTTTGGTATTTCTCCGGTTAACTGATTGTTGGAAAGATCTAAATACCTCAAAGATGAAAATGTTGAAAGATTAGGTAGCTTTCCAATAATCACGTTATTAGATAAGTTTAGATCCTCTAATACAGGGTTCTTGCACCTTGAAGAATTTTGAATGAAGCTAGAAATTTCCCCACTCAAGTTGTTATGGCTAAGGTCTAAGTCCTTTAAAGTGCATATGCTGCCAAGGGAAGCTGGAATCTTGCCTTGTAGTTTATTACCAGCAAGATCAAGACCTTCAAGAAAGTTCATTACTTTTCCAAATTCAACGGGAATGAGACCTTCTAACATGTTATCATGAAGGTCTAATTTCTTTAGTGTGCATATGCTGCCAAGGGAAGCTGGAATCTCGCCTTGCAGTTTGTTACCAGAGAGATCAAGAACTTTAAGAGAGTTCATTACTTTCCCAAATTCAACAGGAATGGGACCTTctaacatattattattaaggtCTAAGTTCTTTAATGTGCATATGCTCCCAAGGGAAGCTGGAATCTCACCTTGCAATTTGTTACCAGAGAAGTCAAGAACTTCAAGAAAGTTCATTGCTTTCCCAAATTCAACAGGAATGGGACCTTCTATCAAGTTAAAAGAAAGGGAAAGACTTTCAAGATTGGTGGTGAAGTTGAAAAGCCAGTGAAATACGGACGATGATTTCAATAGATTAGATGAGAGATCAAGGGTGACAAGAGAATGGGAATTTTTAATGGAATCAGACGACACAACAAAACTTTCGTCAGTGAGATTGCAGTAGCGTAAGTTAAGGTTTTGTAGTTTGGTGCTGAAGTTTAAATTCCCTTGAAATATATTCAGATTATTTTCAGAGAGGTCAAGGATGACAAGAGAAGGCAAGTTTGGATAGTGAGGAGACGACAAAACAATTTTATTACTAGAAAGATGAAGCTCTTGGAGATTAGGGCTATAGTTGGACAACAATTGAAATGTTGATGATGTGAGCATATTATGGGAGAGATCAAGGATGGAAAGAGAAGTGGAAATGTTGGAATGAGAAGGAAACAAAGATGAAA
This region includes:
- the LOC137837546 gene encoding receptor-like protein EIX1 — protein: MGRYFLKILLAVFVCLDHTKVSVLGLKWPSESSHVKCREKERQALLNFKQSVEDQCGMLSTWKDDENNRDCCGWEGIECNNETGHVEMLDLRGSESHYLSGSFNITSLLDLQNLEYLDLSSHPDISGSQIPEQMGSFKNLRYLNLSYSRFIRGIPSQLGNLSKLKYLDLKETGLDETIPSQLGKLSNLQYLDLGRTDLDGEVPSQLGNLSHLMYLDLSGNSFFGALPFQVGNLPLLHYLRLDGSYGLKLKDGHWLSSLSSLTTLGLYSFSNLSFSPYWLSMIREHIPNLRELSLVDCDISDDHHISSLFPSHSNISTSLSILDLSHNMLTSSTFQLLSNYSPNLQELHLSSNKIVLSSPHYPNLPSLVILDLSENNLNIFQGNLNFSTKLQNLNLRYCNLTDESFVVSSDSIKNSHSLVTLDLSSNLLKSSSVFHWLFNFTTNLESLSLSFNLIEGPIPVEFGKAMNFLEVLDFSGNKLQGEIPASLGSICTLKNLDLNNNMLEGPIPVEFGKVMNSLKVLDLSGNKLQGEIPASLGSICTLKKLDLHDNMLEGLIPVEFGKVMNFLEGLDLAGNKLQGKIPASLGSICTLKDLDLSHNNLSGEISSFIQNSSRCKNPVLEDLNLSNNVIIGKLPNLSTFSSLRYLDLSNNQLTGEIPKSIGFLYELLSLHLEENYLKGDINELDLTNLWKLMELDLSDNSLSLTAGASAIPPFQLFILGLASCKLGPSFPSWLQDQRELRYLDISDAGIDDFVPDWFWNNIPTITQLNMSYNSLKGPIPNLTMKFLNDGTRKAIILNSNKFEGVIPTFLSHVGILDLSENKFSNLNILLCENTVATDMFTLDLSNNQIAGQLPDCWEHLSSLRFLDLRNNKLSGKIPQSLGSLVNLEALVLRNNSFIGELPLTLKNCSSLALLDVSKNMLSGEVPSWIGESMPQLKILSLRVNRFFGSVPVHLCYLRQIQVLDLSRNNLSGEIPTCLANFTTLMETSVMEREIVKKRQISVLEYHGNSYDSYLLLSWKGQEYEFWNPENLLKSIDLSSNDLIGEVPKEVGYLLGLVSLNLSRNNFHGKIPSSIGNLSSLEFLDLSRNNFSGNIPFTLPNIDSLGVLDLSNNNLSGRIPRGRHFETFDASCFEGNVDLCGEQLNKSCPGDETMHKPQEPAIDGEEEDNSIFCGALYMSLGLGFFAGFWGLFGSMLFWQPWRISYLRFLNRLIDYILLMAELNVVKCHRWLKG